The following proteins come from a genomic window of Vidua chalybeata isolate OUT-0048 chromosome 2, bVidCha1 merged haplotype, whole genome shotgun sequence:
- the THAP12 gene encoding 52 kDa repressor of the inhibitor of the protein kinase isoform X1, producing MPNFCAAPNCTRKSTQSDLAFFRFPRDPARCQRWVENCRRADLEDKTPDQLNKHYRLCAKHFETSMICRSSPYRTVLRDNAVPTIFDLTSHLNNPHSRHRKRIKELSEDEIRTLKQQKIDDAFERKQATQESNENSEQNAVSEEGGEEQEEKAVPLTLEERENKDYLKSLFEILILMGKQNIPLDGHNVDELPEGIFTSDNFQALLEYRINGGDEVLRKRFEMTAVNLEYCSKTQQKQMLEICENCVREETLREVRDSHFFSIVTDEVVDIAGEEHLPVLVRFIDDSHNLREEFIGFLPYEADPEILAVKFHATITEKWGLNMEYCRGQAYIVSSGFASKMKVVATRLLEKYPQAVYTLCSSCALNVWLAKSVPVVGVSIALGTIEEVCCLFNQSPQLLVELDNTISALFQDNDEKGNELKKICRSQWTGRHDTFEVLVDLLQALVLCLDAVSSDFSVRWNNFIVGRAFVLSSALTDFDFIVTIVIMKNVLSFTRAFGKNLQGQTSDVFFAAGSLTAVLHSLNEVMENIEVYHEFWFEEATNLATKLDVQIKLPGKFHRAQQGNFDPDMTSENYYKEILSVPTVEHIIQELKDIFSEQHLKALKCLSLVPSVMAQLKFNTSEEHHADMFKNDLPNPDTLSAELHCWRIKWKHRGKDIELPATIYEALHLPDIKFFPNVYALLKVLCLLPVMKVENEKYGIGRKRLKAYLKNTLTGQRSSNLALLNINLDIKHDLDLMVDTYIKLYPDKVEFQDCIPSNNSEVTDDA from the exons ATGTCAGAGATGGGTAGAGAACTGTCGAAGGGCAGATTTAGAAGATAAAACTCCAGATCAACTCAACAAGCATTACAGATTGTGTGCTAAACATTTTGAGACATCTATGATATGCAGAAGT AGCCCATACAGAACGGTTTTACGGGATAATGCTGTGCCAACTATATTTGATCTTACAAGTCACTTGAACAATCCCCACAGCAGACATAGGAAAAGGATAAAAGAGCTG agtgAAGATGAAATAAGAACATTGAAGCAGCAAAAGA ttgATGATGCTTTTGAACGGAAACAGGCAACTCAAGAATCGAATGAAAACAGTGAGCAAAATGCTGTctcagaggaaggaggggaagaacaagaggaaaaagctgTCCCCTTAACactggaagaaagagaaaacaaagattaCCTTAAatcattatttgaaattttgatCTTAATGGGTAAACAAAATATTCCATTGGATGGCCATAATGTTGATGAACTTCCAGAAGGTATTTTTACTTCAGATAACTTTCAGGCTCTACTGGAATATAGAATAAATGGTGGCGATGAAGTTCTGAGGAAACGATTTGAGATGACTGCAGTCAACCTTGAATATTGTTCGAAAACTCAGCAGAAACAAATGCTTGAGATCTGTGAAAACTGTGTTAGAGAGGAGACACTGAGGGAAGTAAGAGACTCACACTTCTTTTCTATTGTCACCGATGAAGTAGTAGACATAGCAGGAGAGGAACATTTGCCAGTGTTGGTGAGGTTTATTGATGATTCTCACAATCTAAGAGAAGAATTTATAGGATTTTTACCATATGAGGCTGATCCTGAAATTTTAGCTGTTAAGTTCCATGCAACTATTACTGAAAAGTGGGGTCTAAACATGGAGTACTGTCGGGGTCAAGCCTACATTGTCTCCAGTGGATTTGCTTCTAAAATGAAAGTTGTGGCTACGAGACTCTTGGAAAAGTATCCACAAGCTGTGTATACACTATGTTCCTCGTGTGCCTTAAATGTTTGGCTGGCAAAATCTGTTCCTGTTGTTGGTGTTTCTATTGCATTAGGAACAATTGAAGAAGTTTGCTGTCTTTTTAATCAGTCTCCACAATTACTAGTAGAACTGGACAACacaatttctgctctttttcagGACAATGATGAGAAGGGTAATGAGTTGAAGAAGATCTGCCGTTCTCAGTGGACAGGCAGGCATGATACTTTTGAGGTACTAGTGGACCTCCTGCAAGCACTGGTACTGTGCTTGGATGCTGTGAGCAGTGACTTCTCTGTCAGGTGGAACAACTTCATTGTTGGTCGAGCATTTGTACTTTCAAGTGCACTAACAGACTTTGATTTCATTGTCACTATTGTAATTATGAAAAATGTTCTGTCTTTTACAAGagcatttggaaaaaatctcCAGGGACAAACATCAGATGTGTTCTTTGCAGCTGGCAGTTTAACAGCAGTATTGCACTCTCTGAATGAAGTGATGGAGAATATTGAAGTTTACCATGAATTTTGGTTTGAGGAAGCCACAAATTTAGCTACAAAACTGGATGTACAAATTAAACTGCCAGGAAAATTTCATAGGGCACAACAGGGGAACTTTGACCCTGATATGACATCAGAAAATTACTACAAAGAAATCCTAAGTGTCCCAACAGTAGAGCATATTATTCAAGaattaaaagatattttctcaGAACAACATTTAAAAGCTCTTAAATGTTTATCATTAGTGCCCTCAGTCATGGCACAGCTCAAATTCAATACGTCTGAGGAGCATCATGCTGACATGTTCAAAAATGACTTGCCCAATCCAGACACACTTTCTGCTGAGCTTCACTGTTGGAGAATCAAGtggaagcacagaggaaaagatATTGAACTTCCAGCTACTATTTATGAAGCTCTTCACTTGCCCGACATAAAGTTTTTCCCTAATGTTTATGCATTGCTTAAAGTCTTGTGCTTACTTCCAGTGATGAAGGTGGAGAATGAAAAATACGGAATAGGACGAAAGCGCTTGAAGGCATACCTGAAAAACACCTTGACAGGGCAAAGGTCAAGCAACCTTGCTTTGTTGAACATAAACCTTGACATAAAACATGACTTAGATTTGATGGTGGATACTTATATTAAACTCTACCCAGATAAAGTGGAATTTCAAGACTGTATTCCTTCAAACAATTCTGAAGTAACAGATGATGCCTAA
- the THAP12 gene encoding 52 kDa repressor of the inhibitor of the protein kinase isoform X2 encodes MICRSSPYRTVLRDNAVPTIFDLTSHLNNPHSRHRKRIKELSEDEIRTLKQQKIDDAFERKQATQESNENSEQNAVSEEGGEEQEEKAVPLTLEERENKDYLKSLFEILILMGKQNIPLDGHNVDELPEGIFTSDNFQALLEYRINGGDEVLRKRFEMTAVNLEYCSKTQQKQMLEICENCVREETLREVRDSHFFSIVTDEVVDIAGEEHLPVLVRFIDDSHNLREEFIGFLPYEADPEILAVKFHATITEKWGLNMEYCRGQAYIVSSGFASKMKVVATRLLEKYPQAVYTLCSSCALNVWLAKSVPVVGVSIALGTIEEVCCLFNQSPQLLVELDNTISALFQDNDEKGNELKKICRSQWTGRHDTFEVLVDLLQALVLCLDAVSSDFSVRWNNFIVGRAFVLSSALTDFDFIVTIVIMKNVLSFTRAFGKNLQGQTSDVFFAAGSLTAVLHSLNEVMENIEVYHEFWFEEATNLATKLDVQIKLPGKFHRAQQGNFDPDMTSENYYKEILSVPTVEHIIQELKDIFSEQHLKALKCLSLVPSVMAQLKFNTSEEHHADMFKNDLPNPDTLSAELHCWRIKWKHRGKDIELPATIYEALHLPDIKFFPNVYALLKVLCLLPVMKVENEKYGIGRKRLKAYLKNTLTGQRSSNLALLNINLDIKHDLDLMVDTYIKLYPDKVEFQDCIPSNNSEVTDDA; translated from the exons ATGATATGCAGAAGT AGCCCATACAGAACGGTTTTACGGGATAATGCTGTGCCAACTATATTTGATCTTACAAGTCACTTGAACAATCCCCACAGCAGACATAGGAAAAGGATAAAAGAGCTG agtgAAGATGAAATAAGAACATTGAAGCAGCAAAAGA ttgATGATGCTTTTGAACGGAAACAGGCAACTCAAGAATCGAATGAAAACAGTGAGCAAAATGCTGTctcagaggaaggaggggaagaacaagaggaaaaagctgTCCCCTTAACactggaagaaagagaaaacaaagattaCCTTAAatcattatttgaaattttgatCTTAATGGGTAAACAAAATATTCCATTGGATGGCCATAATGTTGATGAACTTCCAGAAGGTATTTTTACTTCAGATAACTTTCAGGCTCTACTGGAATATAGAATAAATGGTGGCGATGAAGTTCTGAGGAAACGATTTGAGATGACTGCAGTCAACCTTGAATATTGTTCGAAAACTCAGCAGAAACAAATGCTTGAGATCTGTGAAAACTGTGTTAGAGAGGAGACACTGAGGGAAGTAAGAGACTCACACTTCTTTTCTATTGTCACCGATGAAGTAGTAGACATAGCAGGAGAGGAACATTTGCCAGTGTTGGTGAGGTTTATTGATGATTCTCACAATCTAAGAGAAGAATTTATAGGATTTTTACCATATGAGGCTGATCCTGAAATTTTAGCTGTTAAGTTCCATGCAACTATTACTGAAAAGTGGGGTCTAAACATGGAGTACTGTCGGGGTCAAGCCTACATTGTCTCCAGTGGATTTGCTTCTAAAATGAAAGTTGTGGCTACGAGACTCTTGGAAAAGTATCCACAAGCTGTGTATACACTATGTTCCTCGTGTGCCTTAAATGTTTGGCTGGCAAAATCTGTTCCTGTTGTTGGTGTTTCTATTGCATTAGGAACAATTGAAGAAGTTTGCTGTCTTTTTAATCAGTCTCCACAATTACTAGTAGAACTGGACAACacaatttctgctctttttcagGACAATGATGAGAAGGGTAATGAGTTGAAGAAGATCTGCCGTTCTCAGTGGACAGGCAGGCATGATACTTTTGAGGTACTAGTGGACCTCCTGCAAGCACTGGTACTGTGCTTGGATGCTGTGAGCAGTGACTTCTCTGTCAGGTGGAACAACTTCATTGTTGGTCGAGCATTTGTACTTTCAAGTGCACTAACAGACTTTGATTTCATTGTCACTATTGTAATTATGAAAAATGTTCTGTCTTTTACAAGagcatttggaaaaaatctcCAGGGACAAACATCAGATGTGTTCTTTGCAGCTGGCAGTTTAACAGCAGTATTGCACTCTCTGAATGAAGTGATGGAGAATATTGAAGTTTACCATGAATTTTGGTTTGAGGAAGCCACAAATTTAGCTACAAAACTGGATGTACAAATTAAACTGCCAGGAAAATTTCATAGGGCACAACAGGGGAACTTTGACCCTGATATGACATCAGAAAATTACTACAAAGAAATCCTAAGTGTCCCAACAGTAGAGCATATTATTCAAGaattaaaagatattttctcaGAACAACATTTAAAAGCTCTTAAATGTTTATCATTAGTGCCCTCAGTCATGGCACAGCTCAAATTCAATACGTCTGAGGAGCATCATGCTGACATGTTCAAAAATGACTTGCCCAATCCAGACACACTTTCTGCTGAGCTTCACTGTTGGAGAATCAAGtggaagcacagaggaaaagatATTGAACTTCCAGCTACTATTTATGAAGCTCTTCACTTGCCCGACATAAAGTTTTTCCCTAATGTTTATGCATTGCTTAAAGTCTTGTGCTTACTTCCAGTGATGAAGGTGGAGAATGAAAAATACGGAATAGGACGAAAGCGCTTGAAGGCATACCTGAAAAACACCTTGACAGGGCAAAGGTCAAGCAACCTTGCTTTGTTGAACATAAACCTTGACATAAAACATGACTTAGATTTGATGGTGGATACTTATATTAAACTCTACCCAGATAAAGTGGAATTTCAAGACTGTATTCCTTCAAACAATTCTGAAGTAACAGATGATGCCTAA